The Eremothecium cymbalariae DBVPG#7215 chromosome 7, complete sequence genome contains the following window.
AGAATAATAGTATGGGTATCATTGGGTTGGTAGAGAAATAAGATTTGTGGTTTTAGTTTTATCAAGGTGGTTTGTAGGATAGTCGTTTAGTTCGATAGGTAGAATGTGTTGGACGTTTGCGGCAAAGCGCTGTCGCATCAGAAAAGATCGCGATGCGACATGAGAAGCAGAAAAATCTGTCTACGATACATGGAGGCAAGTACAGACGGCCAGGCGTAGGAGATTATCAGAATACCACTGGTCTTCTTAGAGTACTTAGAGTATAATAgcataaatatatataaatatatatatatatatatatatacgtattTATGTCTCTGTGTGTTAGTGTCTAGTTTAGTTAGACGTTAATGCGAATATACACGTAAAGAATAATGCACACAGGGCAAGCCCTTGAGGAGAGGGAACTTACCAAATCTGTAATTCTTCGATGTATTCAATTCTACCACCGGAGCGAGAGCCAACCTCTTTGGCCAACGAGTCTCTAACTGCATCTACCATAGAACTATGAGCACACGACATTACTGCGACATTGCTGCCAGCGACTTCATTTAGATCAGAGTTGAGCAGCTCAGGGATACAAGGTCTTCCCCTTCTGAATTCCACGTTAGGAAAGGCGCTGGGGCGCACTAGTTTCACTGAAACATGTTCTTCAGATTTGTTCTCTTTAGATGCAGATGCAGTAGGACTCTGGTATAATTTAGCAGCTTCTTTGTTGTCATCTGCGGACGAAGACGAATCAGCATCGGATGTTTTCTCATTATATATTTCGCCCTCCTGCGGCTTGGTGACATAAATGATCATTTGAATGTTGTTGTATTTTTCTAACGACTTTAGCTCATCCATGAACCACTCAAATTGTGAGGTGTATCTTATAACCCAGTAAAACTTAACAAATGGGACTTTTTTAGCTTTATCTTTGAGGGACAGCTCTCCAAGTTCTCTTGCATATGTAAATGGACCAGGGATACCGTTACCACCCGAATAGAGTAAGACATTATCATACTTGTCCAGAGAGGTATGACTCCCATATGGACCTTCGACGGCGATTCTGAAGTGAGCTTCTTGACCTGTTTTGTCAATTAGAGACTTGGCAATGGACTTTGTAGCGCCATTCTTCACCTTTATGAGAAACTTCACGTATGGACAGTCATTGCTAGATACCATAGTGAAAGGATGAGATTGCCAAAAGAGAGGAGTTCCAACAAAATACACGTAGGCAACTGAGCCAGGGAAAGCGACCCACCAGTTGTGTCTTGGCACGGTAATTTCAAGTGTTTCATTTGATATTAGCTTTACCTTAGCCGTCCTTAGACCGAAATGGGCGATACGAACAAATCTCAAAAACCTGTCAAATCCCCAGATAGCTGCACAAGCAAACCACCACTGACCAGATCCAAAGAAATCAGTGTGCATCCAACCGCCAATTAAGAAGAACATAGCAAGAAGGATATggaaatacaaaaatatttcataaGAATGGCGGCGGAAATAAGGCATAGCTTGGAATAGGATCACAATTCCAGCTACTATAGAGACAGATCCCCAACGCCACCAGCCAGTACGCTTTCTTGTGTGATATTTGCCCATTGCAACAGTATTCACAAGCATGGAAATAGTATGGATGAATAAAGAAGCGACAGAGACCCTTGCAACCCATTTATGGTAAGTTAAAAAAGTAGACTGCTTCCAACCAGTGAGGAAGAGCAAGACATTATTACGCCCTGCAAATAGCCATGTTACAGTAAATAAAAAGTTCGTCAAAATACCGGACCTATCACCAATGTAACGACCAAACTGGGACGCTTTGCCCGACCAAATGACACCATCCTCGACGTAATGATAATTTGCAGCGAGGAAAACAGCGGACATAGTAACAAATATGAAAACCACAATAGATTCCAGCCTTGTGGGAAGATATGCACCAAATAAGGATGGAGCAGTATGGGCCCCGTTAAAAGCTGTAGGCACCGAAACTAGCTGTCTATATTTCCGAACAATGTACAGCCTGGAAAGAGCTTTATTTAACGACATCCACACAGTAGGTATTAGCATATGGGCAAAATTACTAACCATGCCGAAGAACACGACCAACGCCCAGAACGATAACAGAGTAGTTCCCATCCACATCGCATCATCAATGTTCTTATATCTAGCATAGTAAGAATCATAGTAAAGCTTGAAAACCTTCTTAGAAATCTTAACAGGTACATTAGTGGGTTTAGACTTGTTAAACCCTTCGATCTGATCTGTAGTTTTCCAATACTTAGTGACGTTTTCGTATGCATTTCTGATCTCCTCTAAAGTCACATTGCCCTCACACTGTTGAAGAacgaatttttcaaattgcTTTGTAGCTTCTTTACTGTCCTCGGTATAAGTATATCCACAACCAACAAAAGAACCCATAGCAACAGCATTCCTGCATTCACATTCATAGCTTTTTGATGCTTTTTTCCCTTTAATATTACAAAACGTAGCTTTTTTGACTAGCGCATTTTTACATCCCATACCAACAAAGTCACCCTCGTTATTAAAATGGTGAAGCTGAGCAGCAGAAACGAGGGAAGAAACCGCCGACAACAAGTACACCAATTGATACACTCtcatcttgaaaaatttcaatattttcaagCAACACCCAAGAATGATCTCCCAATGGGTCTTTTCGGCACCGTTAATTTTGTTACCGGTGTCACGGTTTCGCCTTCGAGCAATCACCCGCCAGCAAGCCTATATATAAGTAATCGACAATTAATGTTCTCGAAAGAACACCACATGTTGCTGCAGAAACCTTCCTTGTTCGACGTTCATATTCAATAGAAAGAATACTTGTATGGTTGTTTCTGGCCACAGTCTAATTTTGCATGAATATCAATTAATAGCCTCGTATCGCTCGATGACACCCATTTTTTTTGTCacacaaaaaaattgtctTTCTGCATCAACTTTTGCACCTTCATTGTACCTCGAAGATTTGAAACTGGCTCGAGCACTGGCAAAGCTTACTTTTTAAAACCGATTCCTTTTTGCTCTGCAAGGTTACTTACTACATGCATTGTGGGCTCTTCTAAGCTTTTTTCCCTGTATGCACACTTACGTTAGCTCGAAAAAACTTGAAGGAACTTAATCCTCGAGAACTGCACCCctgttgaaaagttataCACctaaaaaaagaaaatattccGTAGAATGAATGAATACACAAGCCCTCTAACGGACTTTATGTCCATGAGTTTCCTAAAAATGACTATAATAAAATCCTTCAGCTGATTTTTAGGAAACAAGTTATATTATAAGGAGAATGTGCTAAAAGAGGTAATGTTGGCGGTGCATGCTGCAAGGGACCACGGCCCGAAGCGCGCTCTCTTCAGTAATTTTGTAATGTTTCCCCATTAGAGTTCCCTTACCTAGAAATACGGGATGTCATATTTGTACTGTCCTGCATTGTAAATTTATGCTTTTAATAATTAGTTGTTCCAACTATGTGTGCACACAATAACACGGAAATGCAAACACACCATGCATACATCATACAAGCGGGGTCAGAACActaaaaatttttatatgatatataaaaaagaaagactTATTCAGACAGCGGATGCCTCGGACACTAATGTTGGAGTCGAACGGCGGCTACGTTTCGAggcggctgctgctgcgctGTGGCTGTGTGTTGGGCTATAATAAGTCATCTGTTGGGCTACAATAAGTCATCTTCGGCTTCGGAGATCGAGTCCTTTATTTGTAGCAGCACGGTCGTTTTCCATTTGTCTAACTTGTTGAATTTGTCGTAATCGAACACTTGAGAGCTGAAAGATTCTATGTTGCCCTCCTTGACGGCGTCGATTAACGACGACAATAGGGTGTGTTCTCTGGATTGTTGGAAGGTAGTATCTTCTTGGAGAGCCTCTTGTAAAACTTTTTCTGCTGCAACGGTGTCTCCAGCTGCCAAATAACATAGAATCAACTTAAGATAATGATCTTTTAAAGACCATTGGGACAGCTTATTTCCTAGTGAATTGGCAATAATTTTGCGGTATATTTCAGCCGCATCTAGATAATTCTTATCCAATGCCTTTAGGTCTGCACATCTAATGTATGATTTGTTCGATAGGGCTAAAGCTTGATCTTGCAGGTACCAGTCCCCTGcgatttcaaaattctCGATCGCCTTTGGGTAATCTTGCAAGACGAATTCCTGGATATCTGCGagttcaaatttaaaatacGCCCCCCTACGGAATTGCCCCCTTCGCGTAAATATACCGATCGCCTTCTCTAAAGCCTCACAGGCCTTTTGGGGATTGGAGCTCTTATAACACTTGTATGCTTCCACAAATGTATTCCCCGCCTCATCCTCATTTGACGCGTCAACCTGACATTGTGCGGCCTTCCAAAACGTGTCCCCAGCGGTATCCAACTGCTTAGATAACCGATACAAGTTGGCAGCTTCAATATACAAGTCCGAAGCTTCTTCTAGCCGGTAACTATCACCCCCTGAAAGCCATCTTGTGAATCCACTACTAGGCTGTGCCTTCTTTTCCGCCCTAGCTATTAGATCCTGAGCCTCTGAAATCATCTATCCAACTCCCTCAAAAACCGTTTTAATCTATCTCGATTGGATAAGATAGGAATTGTTGTCTTCTAAATACGTCTCTTTCCTAGCTAACAGAGCCCCCCATGTAGGAGGAGAAATTTTATGTACAGCGGTTTTTTTGATctaatttaattttttaagcAAATCATTAATCACGTGCTACTGTTACCGATTATATCatttatatgtattatatatagagatatacgtttatatataaataatataaatattattggtaCCCGCCCCATATTTCCGTAGCATGTATATATGGGGGCtggtattattataaagCATTATCttaattattataaatCTATATTCGGTTTACACAGGAGATCATCATAACCGCATGTCTGGTGGATCACGTCCTCCGATCTACATCCTGCACCCTCCCGCCAGATGTTTACCGGCCGCTTGCCAAAAGTTACCCTCTATACCAAGCCAAGGAGTTGCAAGCAGCGCCGATTTGCATTCTTCATTACCCAATGAATTCTCTTATCTTTTCCTAGAAGCATTTCTAAAAAACAATATCCGAAATCCACAATTCAGATAGCCAGCCACACAAACAGTCAGTTCCATAGCCCCACACTCTCTTAGTAAACAGCGCGTATAACTTCTCTCTCTACTTATCTCCTTAACCCCAACAAAAACACATTCTTTCCCACATTAATCTGAAGATCGCACTGTAACTGTTATTGCCTAACCACTAAGAGGCTTCATCTGTCCTACGTCCGTACGCCATGCCACCCCACTTACATTCACTCCTGCGGAAGGAGCGAACACCTTCATCAGTAAATCCTATCATTAACACTGTCGCCCACCAAAATTTAGACACGCTCCTGGCATTCGATCTGTATGTGTACTTTTACATTATTCTACATATATTATACGCTCCGGTCCTGCATTAtccatcacgtgatctCGCCCAAGTGCAGACCACGCTAGAATAATTTAATAGTCTAGTATAATTGTTAATCATCCTCTTTAAAGGAAATAGGAACACCCTATGACGGTATCTCCGCCAAgtttcaaaactttttaaGAAGAACGTGCGATAGCTTCTATGACAAGATTCGGAGACACAGCTGGCTCGATGAGCTGCCTTCTGCATAGATAAAGAATAATGGCGTCTAAGTAGTAGTTTGGGAATAAACCAATCGTACGATATATTTTAGCAGTCTTGATAAGCTACGGCGTCGCGGCCGTAGCAACAAAAAGTCATCTATCAGTACcgttttctttatattGGTTGCTAACGCGGTTTCTGCAGATTAAATGCCCTGCGATAAGGTAAAGATATTCGCTGCATTTAGAAGAGCAAAAAAAGCTATATAACTTCGCATGTCAGAATCTTGGTATAATGGATCTAGTAGATTGATTATCGTTACTATAAAGAACATTCGGAGCACATCTGTATAATTTGCAGTGTTTTGTTCAGtccatttttgtttttggtaGTGGGGAACTAGGTATTTCTAGGATCTTGAGTCAGCGTTCGTGGTTGGTGCAGAGGCGTTCTATCTTGTTTGAGTTCATGGTAAGCAAGATAAATAGATATGGAAGCGATTAAATCTATTCTGTCGCGTGACGCACCTATCACTGAAAAAGTGCCAGCAAAAGTGCAGCACAACGAGAAGGACGGGCATATTTCCTCAGTTCATTTGGTAAAAGATGAGATTCAGCCATCTGAATCGCTGCCCCATTACCCTTTGATAGATAAGCTATCTGGGCAGGTGGATGTTGATGAGTATGCGTCACTTACAGTAGAGGGTGATTCTCCATATCCAGAGGTTAGGGCAGCTGTTCCTTCTTATGATGACAGCTCTTTGTTGCAAAATACGGTTCGTATGTGGGCGATTGGATTATTCATGACAACAGTTGGTTCTGCTTTAAATATGTTATTCTCTATGCATACACCTCCCATTGCTTTAACGGCATTTGTTACGTCTTTGATGGGGTGGCCGATGGGAAAGGCGTGGGAGTACTTTGTTCCAAACTGGAGGTTGTTTGGTCCACTTGGGGGGCCATATTTGAATCCTACGCCGTTTAACCTGAAGGAACACGCTTTGATTACGATTATGGGTAATGTCGCTTTTGGAGGTGGTAATGCGTATGCCACGGATATTTTGTTGTCCATGCATATTAAGGATTTTTATAATCGTAATTATGGATGGGCTTTTGACTTGCTTGCAGTGTGGTCCACTCAGTGTATTGGATTTTCGTTGGCCGGAATGTGTCATCAGATTTTAGTGAAGCCAGCAGTTATGATATGGCCTTCTGCATTAGTTACCTGCACCTTCTTGACTAACATCCATATCAATGAGAACCACGTGGCTAATGGATGGAAAATTTCTAGGTTAAAGTTCTTTCTAATTGTATTCATTATTGGGTTTGTATGGTACTGGATCCCAGGTTACTTGTTCCAAGCGTTGGGTACTTTTGTCTGGCCTCTTTGGATAGCCCCCAAAAATGTTATTGTCAACCAATTGTTTGGTCCACAAACTGGAATGGGTCTATTACCATTAACCTTTGACTGGAACCAAATTAGTGGTTTCACGGGCTCTCCGTTGGTACCTCCCGTTTCTGCGATTATCACTATTGCAATCTCTGTGGTTAGTATTTTCTGGATTCTACTCCCAATTATTCATTATAGTAACATTTGGTACGGTAAGTATCTCCCAATGAGTAGAAGCAAATCCTACGACCGGTACCAGAATACTTACAACGTAAGTGCAATCGTCGATGAAACGTTAAGCTTGGACAAACAAGAGTACCAAAACTATTCACCATTGTATCTACCAACTTCGTTTGCGATTTCTTATGGTATGTCTTTCGCCTCTATCACCGCGACAGTGATGCATACCATTTTATTTCATGGCAAAGACATAGTAGCTCGTATGCGGTCTTTGAAAactgaggaagaagatgttCACGCAAGATTAA
Protein-coding sequences here:
- the OPT1 gene encoding oligopeptide transporter OPT1 (similar to Ashbya gossypii ABR156W) — protein: MEAIKSILSRDAPITEKVPAKVQHNEKDGHISSVHLVKDEIQPSESLPHYPLIDKLSGQVDVDEYASLTVEGDSPYPEVRAAVPSYDDSSLLQNTVRMWAIGLFMTTVGSALNMLFSMHTPPIALTAFVTSLMGWPMGKAWEYFVPNWRLFGPLGGPYLNPTPFNLKEHALITIMGNVAFGGGNAYATDILLSMHIKDFYNRNYGWAFDLLAVWSTQCIGFSLAGMCHQILVKPAVMIWPSALVTCTFLTNIHINENHVANGWKISRLKFFLIVFIIGFVWYWIPGYLFQALGTFVWPLWIAPKNVIVNQLFGPQTGMGLLPLTFDWNQISGFTGSPLVPPVSAIITIAISVVSIFWILLPIIHYSNIWYGKYLPMSRSKSYDRYQNTYNVSAIVDETLSLDKQEYQNYSPLYLPTSFAISYGMSFASITATVMHTILFHGKDIVARMRSLKTEEEDVHARLMKSYKTVPWWWYACVFLVFLAMSIAVIAGWDTQMPIWALIFALGIATVFLLPVGIIYALTNISVGLNVITEFLIGYVLPGRPIAMMFFKTFGYITNNQAITFAQDMKIGHYLKLAPRLMFTAQFLATIWGGTVQVAVMRWAEGNIPDLCTKDGSFNCPHATVFFNASIIWGVIGPQRMFSSGQLYSKLNYFFIAGAILPVINWLILNKWPKRFEKYGRIPKICAKYLSWPVFFSGTGMIPPATAYNYGAYCILGIFFGYFVKRYWFHWWTKYNYSLSAALDIGLAWSALIVFFSTSIHTVNPPSWWGNNVVSNTLDSKGTAMQITLTSSEDFFGPSSW
- a CDS encoding uncharacterized protein (similar to Ashbya gossypii ABR154C), producing MRVYQLVYLLSAVSSLVSAAQLHHFNNEGDFVGMGCKNALVKKATFCNIKGKKASKSYECECRNAVAMGSFVGCGYTYTEDSKEATKQFEKFVLQQCEGNVTLEEIRNAYENVTKYWKTTDQIEGFNKSKPTNVPVKISKKVFKLYYDSYYARYKNIDDAMWMGTTLLSFWALVVFFGMVSNFAHMLIPTVWMSLNKALSRLYIVRKYRQLVSVPTAFNGAHTAPSLFGAYLPTRLESIVVFIFVTMSAVFLAANYHYVEDGVIWSGKASQFGRYIGDRSGILTNFLFTVTWLFAGRNNVLLFLTGWKQSTFLTYHKWVARVSVASLFIHTISMLVNTVAMGKYHTRKRTGWWRWGSVSIVAGIVILFQAMPYFRRHSYEIFLYFHILLAMFFLIGGWMHTDFFGSGQWWFACAAIWGFDRFLRFVRIAHFGLRTAKVKLISNETLEITVPRHNWWVAFPGSVAYVYFVGTPLFWQSHPFTMVSSNDCPYVKFLIKVKNGATKSIAKSLIDKTGQEAHFRIAVEGPYGSHTSLDKYDNVLLYSGGNGIPGPFTYARELGELSLKDKAKKVPFVKFYWVIRYTSQFEWFMDELKSLEKYNNIQMIIYVTKPQEGEIYNEKTSDADSSSSADDNKEAAKLYQSPTASASKENKSEEHVSVKLVRPSAFPNVEFRRGRPCIPELLNSDLNEVAGSNVAVMSCAHSSMVDAVRDSLAKEVGSRSGGRIEYIEELQIW
- the SEC17 gene encoding alpha-soluble NSF attachment protein SEC17 (similar to Ashbya gossypii ABR155C), with protein sequence MISEAQDLIARAEKKAQPSSGFTRWLSGGDSYRLEEASDLYIEAANLYRLSKQLDTAGDTFWKAAQCQVDASNEDEAGNTFVEAYKCYKSSNPQKACEALEKAIGIFTRRGQFRRGAYFKFELADIQEFVLQDYPKAIENFEIAGDWYLQDQALALSNKSYIRCADLKALDKNYLDAAEIYRKIIANSLGNKLSQWSLKDHYLKLILCYLAAGDTVAAEKVLQEALQEDTTFQQSREHTLLSSLIDAVKEGNIESFSSQVFDYDKFNKLDKWKTTVLLQIKDSISEAEDDLL